The Rhododendron vialii isolate Sample 1 chromosome 6a, ASM3025357v1 genome includes a window with the following:
- the LOC131330236 gene encoding protein SPA, chloroplastic isoform X2 produces MLISHSLPHIHSPFLSCPLKLSSFSLPTHKTRPTFPRIKALDLDQNTIVAVSVGVASIAIGIGIPFFYESQIDSAAKRDNTQPCFPCDGSGAQKCRFCLGSGSVTVELGGDEREVSRCINCDGAGSLTCTTCQGSGIQPRYLDRREFKDDD; encoded by the exons ATGTTAATTTCCCATTCACTTCCTCACATTCACTCTCCGTTCCTCTCTTGCCCTCTAAagctctcttctttctctctccccaccCACAAGACACGACCAACTTTTCCACGGATCAAAGCTCTTGATCTTGATCAAAACACG ATAGTAGCGGTGTCAGTTGGGGTTGCGAGCATTGCTATAGGGATTGGAATTCCGTTTTTCTATGAATCCCAGATTGACAGTGCT GCAAAGCGAGATAACACTCAGCCATGCTTCCCGTGCGATGGCTCCGGCGCTC AGAAGTGCAGATTTTGCCTGGGAAGTGGCAGTGTGACGGTGGAGCTTGGAGGGGATGAAAGAGAAGTCTCACGATGCATAAATTGTGACGGTGCTGGTTCTTTGACGTGCACCACATGTCAAGGCAGTGGTATTCAACCTCGATACCTTGATCGTAG AGAATTCAAAGATGATGACTAA
- the LOC131330236 gene encoding protein disulfide-isomerase LQY1, chloroplastic isoform X1, which yields MLISHSLPHIHSPFLSCPLKLSSFSLPTHKTRPTFPRIKALDLDQNTIVAVSVGVASIAIGIGIPFFYESQIDSAAKRDNTQPCFPCDGSGAQKCRFCLGSGSVTVELGGDEREVSRCINCDGAGSLTCTTCQGSGIQPRYLDRRYETFRLGIHQAHMIYSLCHIYLDLSSHN from the exons ATGTTAATTTCCCATTCACTTCCTCACATTCACTCTCCGTTCCTCTCTTGCCCTCTAAagctctcttctttctctctccccaccCACAAGACACGACCAACTTTTCCACGGATCAAAGCTCTTGATCTTGATCAAAACACG ATAGTAGCGGTGTCAGTTGGGGTTGCGAGCATTGCTATAGGGATTGGAATTCCGTTTTTCTATGAATCCCAGATTGACAGTGCT GCAAAGCGAGATAACACTCAGCCATGCTTCCCGTGCGATGGCTCCGGCGCTC AGAAGTGCAGATTTTGCCTGGGAAGTGGCAGTGTGACGGTGGAGCTTGGAGGGGATGAAAGAGAAGTCTCACGATGCATAAATTGTGACGGTGCTGGTTCTTTGACGTGCACCACATGTCAAGGCAGTGGTATTCAACCTCGATACCTTGATCGTAGGTATGAGACTTTTAGACTTGGAATTCATCAAGCACATATGATTTACTCTCTATGCCACATTTATTTGGATTTAAGCTCCCACAACTAA